A stretch of Aerococcus christensenii DNA encodes these proteins:
- a CDS encoding TMEM164 family acyltransferase: protein MEYFFRHVADGEVSFNVAVVKLCLLFVILGVYRFRHSKWLLQVTFIGLLILQGLLMVWYLGEPALFLKEGLPFYHCRLVACILPFAYWLKREKLTLYLAWLGIIGTIVAFSVPDPSKYLWPHITNLTYIGSHVLLMVSGILVLAQIHSALKVKTVFAIST from the coding sequence ATGGAATATTTCTTTAGACATGTTGCAGATGGTGAAGTGAGTTTTAATGTGGCAGTAGTCAAGCTATGTTTACTTTTTGTAATACTAGGGGTCTATCGTTTTCGTCATAGTAAATGGCTTCTTCAAGTGACTTTTATAGGGTTATTGATATTACAAGGACTTTTGATGGTATGGTATCTTGGCGAACCTGCCTTATTTTTAAAAGAGGGACTGCCTTTTTACCATTGTCGATTAGTAGCTTGTATCTTACCGTTTGCTTATTGGTTGAAAAGAGAAAAATTGACTCTTTATTTGGCTTGGTTAGGGATTATTGGCACGATAGTAGCTTTCAGTGTGCCAGATCCTTCAAAATATTTATGGCCCCATATTACCAATTTGACCTATATTGGCTCCCACGTATTATTGATGGTTTCAGGGATACTTGTACTTGCACAAATACATTCTGCGTTGAAAGTAAAAACGGTTTTCGCTATCAGTACGTAG
- a CDS encoding NAD(P)-dependent oxidoreductase yields the protein MKIALLEPLRVSRSTIDKLALPLRKLGHDFIAYDSKAKTSEELFARSKACEVVMIANTPYPRKVISRLTQTRLINVAFTGVDHVDMSACREKGIKVCNAAGYSNQAVAEQAIGMALSLYRHLNKSDQTIRLGNSFLGPMMGQEIKGKTVGIVGTGAIGLATARLFKAFGAQLLGYNRTQKTEALAMGMTYCSLDTLLAKSDIVSVHLPATVETKHLLDAHAFRRMKKSAIFLNLARGAIVDNYALACALNAGELAGAGIDVFETEPPLPDDYPLLSAHNCLLTPHTAYLTQEAMLHRAQIAFDKTLAYVEGKAVNYMLS from the coding sequence ATGAAAATTGCATTATTAGAACCTTTAAGAGTATCCCGATCGACTATTGATAAGTTGGCTTTGCCTTTACGGAAATTAGGACATGACTTTATTGCATATGATTCGAAAGCAAAAACATCAGAAGAACTTTTTGCACGTAGTAAGGCATGTGAAGTGGTCATGATTGCTAATACGCCTTATCCAAGGAAAGTTATCTCTCGATTAACGCAGACACGTTTGATTAATGTAGCTTTTACTGGTGTGGATCATGTGGACATGAGTGCTTGTCGAGAGAAAGGAATTAAAGTGTGCAATGCTGCTGGATATTCCAACCAAGCGGTTGCTGAACAAGCTATCGGTATGGCCTTATCACTTTATCGCCACTTGAATAAATCTGATCAAACCATTCGCTTGGGTAATTCTTTTCTTGGGCCAATGATGGGCCAAGAAATAAAAGGAAAAACAGTCGGTATTGTTGGAACAGGCGCAATTGGATTAGCAACTGCACGTTTGTTTAAAGCGTTTGGTGCTCAATTATTAGGATATAATCGCACGCAAAAAACAGAAGCTTTAGCCATGGGTATGACGTATTGCTCTTTGGATACTTTATTGGCAAAAAGTGATATTGTGAGCGTACATTTACCTGCTACTGTAGAAACTAAGCACTTGTTAGATGCTCATGCTTTTCGTCGAATGAAAAAATCAGCAATCTTCTTGAATTTAGCACGAGGTGCTATTGTAGATAATTACGCACTAGCCTGTGCCTTAAATGCAGGCGAATTGGCAGGGGCAGGGATTGATGTATTTGAAACGGAACCACCATTACCTGATGATTATCCACTACTTAGTGCTCATAACTGTTTACTCACGCCACACACCGCTTATCTGACACAAGAAGCCATGCTTCATCGGGCACAAATTGCTTTTGATAAGACTCTAGCTTATGTAGAAGGCAAAGCGGTGAATTATATGTTGTCTTAA
- a CDS encoding hydantoinase/carbamoylase family amidase: MSSISAESIDEMIDWLASFTEKPEEKGVTRPLYTQSWQQALLGLKQRFEAIGMVVEFDAVGNLIATVEGETYPDEVIACGSHIDTVTRGGKFDGQLGIVAAYLSVKECLEVYGRPQKSLRIICLAEEEGSRFPYVFWGSKNFFGLAKKEEVATLCDTEGISFEKAMRDCGFDYLIGQPQFCNLAAWFELHIEQGPLLDSHHEDLGIVTSIAGQHRWDIHLKGVQNHAGTTMMSYRHDAVDCMAHIISKQLDKAKTAGDPLVLTFGRISVIPNQVNIVPGQVTFSMNCRHTDASYLNQFLQELEEEIYATADHYGIEASIDKWMSDDPTPLHPEIIHLLEAQATKQGYAYRLMSSGAGQDTQIFAPFVKSGMIFVPSKDGVSHAPEEYTAPKEAVHGVRLLSESLRDLAYS; this comes from the coding sequence ATGAGTAGTATTAGTGCAGAATCTATTGATGAGATGATTGACTGGTTGGCAAGTTTTACCGAAAAACCTGAAGAAAAGGGAGTGACACGCCCGTTATATACCCAATCTTGGCAACAGGCATTGCTTGGATTAAAACAACGATTTGAAGCTATTGGGATGGTGGTTGAGTTTGACGCTGTTGGTAATCTGATTGCGACAGTTGAGGGAGAAACATATCCTGATGAGGTAATTGCTTGTGGTTCACATATCGATACAGTGACTCGCGGTGGGAAGTTTGATGGACAATTAGGCATCGTCGCAGCCTATTTATCGGTTAAAGAATGCTTGGAAGTTTATGGACGCCCTCAAAAAAGTTTACGGATTATTTGTTTAGCAGAAGAAGAGGGTTCACGTTTTCCTTATGTATTTTGGGGGTCAAAGAATTTCTTTGGGTTGGCCAAAAAAGAAGAAGTTGCTACACTTTGTGATACAGAGGGAATAAGCTTTGAAAAGGCTATGCGAGATTGTGGGTTTGATTATTTAATAGGGCAACCACAATTTTGCAATTTAGCCGCTTGGTTTGAGTTACATATCGAACAAGGTCCTTTGTTAGATAGTCATCATGAAGATTTGGGAATTGTGACAAGCATTGCAGGGCAACATCGATGGGATATCCATCTTAAAGGTGTACAAAATCATGCGGGGACAACGATGATGTCTTATCGCCATGATGCAGTAGATTGTATGGCTCATATCATCTCTAAGCAATTGGATAAAGCCAAAACAGCGGGAGATCCTTTAGTTTTAACTTTTGGTCGGATATCGGTGATACCGAATCAAGTCAATATCGTGCCTGGTCAAGTCACTTTTTCTATGAATTGTCGGCACACAGATGCGAGCTACTTAAATCAGTTCTTGCAAGAATTAGAAGAAGAGATTTATGCAACGGCTGATCATTATGGGATTGAAGCAAGCATTGATAAATGGATGTCAGACGATCCAACGCCATTACATCCAGAGATTATTCATTTATTGGAAGCACAAGCAACTAAGCAAGGGTATGCCTATCGTTTGATGTCTTCTGGCGCAGGACAGGATACGCAAATTTTTGCACCATTTGTCAAATCAGGAATGATCTTCGTACCATCCAAAGATGGTGTTAGTCATGCACCAGAAGAATATACCGCTCCCAAAGAAGCGGTACATGGCGTGCGCTTATTGAGTGAATCGCTTCGAGATTTAGCTTATTCTTAG
- a CDS encoding dicarboxylate/amino acid:cation symporter, which produces MKKIQLTSQILIAMILGLVAGSFFGERIAWIQLIGDLFLRGIQMAVVVMIMGAVIEAVGQLNPKELGKVGGKLAAWFVGGTLVSAAVGLLFAQWIRPGEGLSLTLSQNNLAAQTKIPSLRETILNFVPSNIMKAMSEGNMIQVIIFALFFGYALSLLSSQKEMTNLKESIHQFNQIIIEMIKQVMKLAPIGIFALLAGVTGKVGLQIILPLVKFLLTMGVATIVVFVGWLVLVGIYCQVSPILVLKKMWRMSLVAFTTTSSSITLPIEMEDQENKLGVSKRISGVAAPLAMAMNSNGLAIYLSIAVVTLSQIYNLQLSTGQLLQTIILSTLCTFGTVTVPGGGLVALAIVVPALGLPLESVALLAGVDWFSGMFRTLLNVDGDTFIAMLIAKDEKELDYRLLKDPANI; this is translated from the coding sequence ATGAAAAAAATACAGCTGACCAGTCAAATTCTGATCGCGATGATTTTAGGTTTGGTAGCAGGCTCGTTTTTTGGAGAAAGAATTGCGTGGATACAGTTAATCGGAGACCTATTTTTACGCGGTATACAAATGGCGGTTGTCGTAATGATTATGGGAGCTGTCATTGAAGCGGTTGGTCAATTAAATCCAAAAGAGTTGGGAAAAGTAGGCGGGAAGTTAGCTGCTTGGTTTGTTGGGGGAACCTTGGTGTCTGCTGCTGTGGGCTTGCTGTTTGCACAATGGATTCGTCCTGGAGAAGGGTTGTCACTAACCTTATCTCAAAATAATTTAGCCGCTCAAACTAAAATTCCAAGTTTGCGCGAGACAATTTTGAATTTTGTACCAAGCAACATTATGAAAGCTATGAGTGAAGGCAATATGATCCAAGTGATTATTTTTGCACTCTTTTTTGGGTATGCTTTGAGTTTATTAAGTAGTCAAAAAGAAATGACAAATTTAAAAGAAAGTATTCATCAATTTAATCAGATTATTATTGAAATGATTAAGCAAGTGATGAAATTGGCACCAATCGGTATTTTTGCATTACTAGCAGGGGTTACTGGTAAAGTGGGCTTACAAATTATCTTGCCGTTAGTTAAATTTTTGCTGACAATGGGGGTAGCTACTATTGTTGTTTTTGTGGGATGGCTAGTATTAGTGGGCATTTATTGCCAAGTTTCTCCTATTCTTGTTTTGAAAAAGATGTGGAGAATGAGTTTAGTGGCTTTTACTACGACCTCTTCTTCTATTACTTTACCTATTGAAATGGAAGATCAAGAAAATAAATTAGGAGTTTCTAAACGAATTTCAGGAGTAGCAGCTCCTTTGGCAATGGCAATGAATAGTAACGGATTAGCCATTTATTTGTCCATTGCGGTGGTGACCTTAAGTCAAATTTATAATTTACAATTGTCAACGGGTCAATTATTACAAACGATTATTTTATCAACGCTATGTACATTTGGTACGGTTACTGTACCAGGAGGTGGATTGGTGGCCTTAGCCATTGTTGTCCCTGCTTTAGGATTACCTTTAGAAAGTGTAGCGTTATTAGCGGGAGTAGATTGGTTTTCAGGAATGTTTAGAACTTTATTGAATGTTGATGGAGATACTTTTATTGCGATGTTGATTGCAAAAGATGAAAAAGAATTAGATTATCGTTTATTAAAGGATCCCGCTAATATTTAA
- the thiS gene encoding sulfur carrier protein ThiS: MLTLNHQKIAYHPNETVYALLKRTHFSTTFVAVEVNGRLIKRENFEQEVIPERATIEVFSIVGGG; this comes from the coding sequence GTGTTAACTTTAAATCATCAAAAAATAGCATATCATCCTAATGAAACGGTATATGCTTTATTGAAGCGGACACATTTCAGTACGACATTTGTCGCTGTAGAAGTCAATGGACGATTAATCAAACGAGAAAATTTTGAACAAGAGGTTATTCCAGAAAGGGCAACTATTGAAGTTTTTAGTATTGTAGGAGGAGGATAG